The genomic stretch TGCCGTGCAGGGCGATGAACTCGCCGTCCGTCAGGGAGAGTTCCTCGGGCGTCCGGCCCGAGAAGTACGAGGTGAGGGCGACGCGGTCGTACGCCGGACGCGGCTCCTCGCAGAGGACGACCACGCGGTGCGTGGCGGTCAGGCCGCGCTCGGCGAGCGCTTCGAGGAAGCGCTGGCCGACCATGCCATGGCCGACGAGCACGATCGTGGGGGTGGCCCCCGGGGCGGTGGTCATCAGGAGCCTCCATCGTGAGTGAGCAGGTGGAGCAGCGGGCCGCCGTCGGAGGGCAGCGGCTCTGCTCCCTCCCAGGCGCGGGCGAGCGCGCCGACGGTGCCGAGTTCGCCGACGAGCACCCCGCCGACCAGGCGGTCCTCGCGGACGACGACCTTGCGGTAGGTGCCGCGGGTGGCGTCGGCGAGCCGTACGACGTCGTCGCCGGGGCGCGCCTCGGTCTCGCCGAAGGCGGCCAGGTCGAAGGGGGAGCCCGGGCCGGTGAGGGTCAGCCGGGTCAGGGAACGGGTGCCGCGATAGCGCGCCTCGGTGTCTCCGGCCAGCAACTCGGCCAGTGCCTCGGCCTGTTCGAGGGCGGGTGCCGCCAGGCCGTAGACCGTGCCGTCGTGCTGGACGCAGTCGCCGACGGCGTGGATGCGCGGGTCGGAGGTGCGCAGTGCGTCGTCGACGAGGATGCCGTGGTGGACGGCGAGACCGGCCTGTTCGGCGAGTCCGGTGCGCGGGCGTACCCCGCAGGCGAGTACGACGAGGTCGGCGTCCAGGGCGTATCCGTCGGCCAGTTCCACCGAGCGGACCGCGCCCGCGACACAGCGCACGTCCCGCACCCGGCACTCGGTGTGCACCTCGACGCCCAGGTCGGTGAGGTGCCGCAGCACCAGCCGGGAGGCGTCCGGGTCGAGCTGGCGTTCCATGAGCCGCTCGGCCTGCTGGGCGAGGACCACCTGCGCGCCGCGCACGGCGAGCGCGCGGGCGGCGGACACACCGAGCAGCCCGCCCCCGACGACGACCGCGCGCACCCCCGGCCGGACCGCCTTGGCGAGGCCCAGGCAGTCGTCCATGGTGCGGAACGCGTGGACGCCCTCGGGGAGTTGGTGGTCAGGATTGAACAACCCGCGCAGGGGCGGCAGCACCGGGTTGGAGCCGGTGGCCAGGACCAGCGTGTCGTATGCGATCGAGGTGCCGTCGGCGCACTCGACGGTGCGGGCGGCCCGGTCGATTCCGGTGACCCGGGTGCGCAGCAGGCCGCCCGGCTCCGGGAGGGTGATCACCTCCGGGGCGTACCGCCCGGCCAGCACCTCGGCGAGCAGCACCCGGTTGTACGGCGGGTGCTCCTCCTCGCCGACGAGCAGCGCGGGCGTGCCCAGCTCGCCGAGCCGCCGGGCGAGCCGTACGCCCGCGAGGCCGGCGCCGATCACCACCACACGCGTATTCGAGGTCATGCCCCTGAGCGTGCGTCGTGGACGTTACCCGGTCGCATCACGTCTGTTTCCCGTGAGGAACGCTGCCCTCAGCGGGGGCGGGCCGGGGGTGTGAGGGTCCCGTGGGCGCGCCCGGGAGGGCTGTGAGGTTAGGGTCGCGATCATGCCCGACATACCCGTGACCGTCGTAGCCCTGTTGTGCCTGGCCTCCCTCGCGGCGGGGTGGATCGACGCGGTGGTCGGCGGGGGCGGGCTGCTGCTTCTGCCGGCCCTGCTGCTCGGACTGCCGTCGGTCACCCCGGCGGCGTGGGCGCTCGGCACCAACAAGGCCGTCGCCATCGTCGGCACCAGCGGCGCCGCCGTCACCTATGTCCGCAAGGCGCCGGTGGACGTCGGCACGGCCGTGCGCATCGGGCTCGCCGCGCTCGCCGGGTCCTTTGCCGGTGCCTTCTTCGCGGCCGGGATGAGCACGGACGTCCTCAAGCCGGTGATCATGGTGGTGCTGGTCGGGGTCGCCGCCTTCGTGATCCTTCGCCCGGGCTTCGGCACGGCCCCGGCGGCCGGCCCGGCCACCCGCCGCCGGCGGCTCGCCGCGATCGGCCTGGCCGGGCTGGGCATCGGCTGCTACGACGGCCTGATCGGCCCCGGCACCGGGACCTTCCTGGTCCTCGCGCTCACCGCACTGCTCCGCCTCGACCTGGTCACCGCCTCCGCCACCGCGAAGATCGTCAACTGCTGTACCAACGCGGGCGCCCTCGCGATGTTCGCCTGGCAGGGCACGGTCCTGTGGAAACTGGCGGCCCTGCTGGCCGTCTTCAACCTCGCCGGCGGCACCCTCGGCGCCCGCACCGCGCTCAAGCAGGGCAGCGGCTTCGTCCGGGTGGTCCTGCTGACGGTCGTCTTCGCGCTGGTGACGAACCTGGCGTACCAGCAGTGGGTGGCCTAGCCGCCGTCAGCGGCTGCCCGTCAGATGTGCGAACACCACCACGTTGCCCTGGTAGCCGGTGGCCTTCGAGTAGCCGCCGCCGCAGGTGATGACGCGCAGCTCGGGGCGGGAAGCGGCGCCGTACACCTTCTCGTCGGGGAAGTCGCGCGCCGCGTACACCTCCACCGCGTCCACGGTGAACACGGCCACGCTGCCGTCCCTGCGGTCCACCTCGATCCGGGCGTCCCGCCTGAGCGCGCCGAGGTTGTAGAAGACGGCCGGCCCCTCCACGTTGTCGACATGGCCGGCGACGATCGCGGTGCCCGTCTCGCCGGGCAGGGTGCCGGACTCGTACCAGCCGGCCAGGTTCTTGTTCCGGGCGGGCGGCACGTCCAGGCTGCCGGAGGAGGTGAGGGCCAGGCCCATCAGGGGTGCGTTCACCCGGATCGCGGGGATGCGGATACGGATGGGCGGGGAGGGGGCGAGGGCGGGGGCCGTGAAGCGCGCGCCATCCGGATCGGGGCGGCCCTCGGCGGCGGCCGGCTGCGGCGGCTCGTGCGTCCCGGCACCGCCGTCGAGCAGCCACACCCCGGAACCGAGGGCCACGACGGTGACCGCGGCTATCGCGGTGTCGCCGAGTCTGGCGCTCCTGCCGCGTCTCGCGCTCCTGCGCATGCGAACCTCTCTCCCGGAGGCGGACCCCCGATCTTCCGGAGGCCAACCCCGAATCCTCCGGGGGCAGACCCGGATGCTCCGGGGGATGAACCCCGGAATGTCCCGGAGGCGGCTCCCGAATGTCCCGGGGGCTGCCCCCGGATGTCCCGGAGGCGGGCCTCCTGGGACCCCCTCCCCCTCCGGGCCGCGAGGGGCATCGGACCCGGAGGGGGCGGGATTGCGGTACCGGCGGACGGACAGCGGAGGGTGTCCGTCAGATCCTGTCGCCTCTCGCCCGGCGATGCAGGAGCCAGGTACCGCCCGCGGCGGCGACGGCCAGCGCCGCCACACCCACCACGGTCTGCACGGGGTCGGGACCGAGCGCGCCGCCGACCCCCGTCTTCAGGCTTCCCCGCGGCTGCGTTTGCCCGTGCGCCGGGCTCAACGCCACCACCAGGTCGCCCGTCACCTGCCGGTTGCCCTCGGCGCACTTGGCGACGATCTCGTACGTCCCCGGCTGCGCGCTCTCCGGCACCTGGAACTGGCCGACCGCCTCGCCCTCGTGCGCGCTGGGCGCCAGCGTGAACGTACCCGCGCCGACCGCGCCCGCGTCCCCGGTCGCCGAGCCCTTGTCGCCGCATGCGGCGGTGTTCACCGTGACCTCGGTTCCGGGCACCACACTGGAGGGGTACACCTCCAGGCTCGTGCTGCTGCCGGCGTAGGCGGGTGCCGCGGCCGCCACGACGAGCGCGGTACCGGTCAGCAGCCGGGCGGTGCGTCGCATGGTGCTCCCCAGAGCTTGTCCGACTCGTGTCTCCTCTGCCCTTCCGAGGTAAATGGCTTTCGCCCCGGTCCGCTTCCTGAGGGCCCGTCAGGAATGCGGTGAACGGGTGTCGAGACCAGCCCCACACGGCGTAGCCGCCGCCGAGTTCCGGCAGGTCACAGACGTATGGAAAGGGACGATGAGATGACCGTGTGAAGAGCACACGAATGGAGCGACGCCCGCCGTTGAACGGGTGAGGGTACGTCAGTCCCCGGCCGCCGCCGGCAGCCGCACCTCCGCCTCGGCTCCGCCGTCCGGCGCGTTCCGCAGCCGCACCCGCGCCCCGATCACCTGCGCCTGCCCGAGGGCGATGGTCAGTCCCAGCCCGGTGCCCTGGCCGCGCTCGGCCGCCCCGGTCAGGAACCGCCGCGGCCCCTCCCGCAACAGCCGCTCCGGGAAGCCCTCCCCGTGGTCCCGTACGGTCACGGCGCACCCGGACACGGACACCTCGACCCGGCCGCCGCCGTGCCGCCGGGCGTTGCTGATCAGGTTGGCCAGCACCCGCTCCAGCCGGCGCGCGTCCGTCCGTACGGGGGTCTCCTCGCCGGCGCCGGTGAGCCCCACGTCCTCGCCGGCCCGCCGCACGATCCCGGCGACCATGGGACCCAGCGGGCGCACCTGAAGGTCCGGCCGCTCCGCCTCGGCGTCCAGCCGGGCCACCTCCAGCAGGTCCTCGGTGAGCGTCCGCAGCGCCCGCACCCGGTCCCGG from Streptomyces roseochromogenus subsp. oscitans DS 12.976 encodes the following:
- a CDS encoding NAD(P)/FAD-dependent oxidoreductase gives rise to the protein MTSNTRVVVIGAGLAGVRLARRLGELGTPALLVGEEEHPPYNRVLLAEVLAGRYAPEVITLPEPGGLLRTRVTGIDRAARTVECADGTSIAYDTLVLATGSNPVLPPLRGLFNPDHQLPEGVHAFRTMDDCLGLAKAVRPGVRAVVVGGGLLGVSAARALAVRGAQVVLAQQAERLMERQLDPDASRLVLRHLTDLGVEVHTECRVRDVRCVAGAVRSVELADGYALDADLVVLACGVRPRTGLAEQAGLAVHHGILVDDALRTSDPRIHAVGDCVQHDGTVYGLAAPALEQAEALAELLAGDTEARYRGTRSLTRLTLTGPGSPFDLAAFGETEARPGDDVVRLADATRGTYRKVVVREDRLVGGVLVGELGTVGALARAWEGAEPLPSDGGPLLHLLTHDGGS
- a CDS encoding sulfite exporter TauE/SafE family protein — its product is MPDIPVTVVALLCLASLAAGWIDAVVGGGGLLLLPALLLGLPSVTPAAWALGTNKAVAIVGTSGAAVTYVRKAPVDVGTAVRIGLAALAGSFAGAFFAAGMSTDVLKPVIMVVLVGVAAFVILRPGFGTAPAAGPATRRRRLAAIGLAGLGIGCYDGLIGPGTGTFLVLALTALLRLDLVTASATAKIVNCCTNAGALAMFAWQGTVLWKLAALLAVFNLAGGTLGARTALKQGSGFVRVVLLTVVFALVTNLAYQQWVA
- a CDS encoding class F sortase, with product MRRSARRGRSARLGDTAIAAVTVVALGSGVWLLDGGAGTHEPPQPAAAEGRPDPDGARFTAPALAPSPPIRIRIPAIRVNAPLMGLALTSSGSLDVPPARNKNLAGWYESGTLPGETGTAIVAGHVDNVEGPAVFYNLGALRRDARIEVDRRDGSVAVFTVDAVEVYAARDFPDEKVYGAASRPELRVITCGGGYSKATGYQGNVVVFAHLTGSR